From Daucus carota subsp. sativus chromosome 6, DH1 v3.0, whole genome shotgun sequence:
TATACTGTAACTGTACCGGTGAATGTCGTCATTTCTTCTGCTTGTCATTGAGGTCTTAAGATGAATCAAAGCTGATCACTCGAGGACTTCCCTTTCCTCGGATAAGTTGAGCAATGAATCCGAATAAACACCCAAAAAATCCTCCTAGGGGATTCTTGAGACAAATGCATTGAGTtatgttacaacttacaagtctGTTCCTTCAGACCATTGTTTGAATATAGCCTCAAGATTCCTGTTCTATTCTATAGGTCGACTGCctgttaataaataatataatataaattttaaattgatatattccTTGTGTCCCGATCAATTCTTTACACTTTGTTTTTTTTGGAATGTCCATTCCTGTTGTTtacatttcaatttcaaaattgaACTGCTGAAAATACCATTTTCTGAGACAAACTTAAACCAAACATATCAAAGTGTTTTTCCTCCAAGAGGGAACAAATATAAGATTCCAAGAATATCTTCCAAAACAGATTCTAATACATGCATGTAAAACAGTTAGCACACTGGGTCTTAATTTTAAGCTGGCATGAAGAGTATAAGATCCTCTGGCATCATTTTATTGTCAAAGCATGCTGTCCGCTCGAGCTGGCAATCTCCTGAAGAAATTGCTGGGAATTGAAGGCTGTTTACTCCTCAGTCTGGGGTGTCTCAGCAGAAACAAGCCTGCCCCTAAAATGACTATTCTGAAAGGAGTGACATAAAGAACAACGGCAGCAATCAGGCAGAAAAGTATGAAGAGGCACGTCGCTCTTGGATCCCTCCAGCTCAGCAGAGCCTGAAACCTTTCACCCTGCGTTGCCATGTCGCCTATCACTGTCTGTATTCTCCCTGCCACGCTGCGTAGTCTGTCGTATCGCATCCTCGTCACATCTTGAGCCTTGGATGTGGGGAAAGTGTCAAACTCTTCATCCAGTTCATCTGGATGAACTGCTTCTGCCCAAGAAAGTTTAATATCCATATGGGGTGGATGTCTTGGCCTCAACCAGAAGTTCCATATTCCGATGAGAAACATGTAAAGAAATATTGTCGGAAGGATCAGCTCTGGGAAGCAAATTAGTATGAAAAACAGGACATGGACTAGAATCGAAGTGATGGGGTTTTTCCAGTGACAAACTTCTCTCACCCATTTGCTCATAGATATTGCTCCAGAAAACAGTGAAACAATCCTGAAGAAGTTGGCCTTGCTTCTTCTCATGCTCCACATGTGAGAATCTATATCAAGCATGTATTCTACAACTTCTTTCCGGAGTGGAGGCTCAGATCGACCAAGCCTGGCGGCTACAATGTTCATTGCCTGAAATCTTAAGAAATCCAACTGGCTCACAGTAAAAGGATGCAGGTAATGCATTTTTGGCAACAAAGGATGCCAATAAAGATACATCATATTTGCCATAGACAAGCAAGTGAACCGAAAGGCTAATTGCAGTTCCCCCATCTTCTTCACCCCGGATGGTTGAAGGACTAAAAGGGGGTAAGAATGTGCATATATCCGGTCAGTGTCAAGGGTGGATAATCGGATTCTTACCTTTCCGATTCTCGAGTCCTTTCCGGGGCCACTGTCATTTCCTCCCAAGTGGCAATTGTCAAATGCACCTAGAGTGATGACAGTGCATGGGTCGTAAACCTCCCATGTGTACTGTTCGTTCCATTTCGGAGCAGAGCTATTGACTATAGTTCTGGTTCTTACCCATTTCTGACCATACTTTGCCACACAGTAAGCATCCGTGGCTCCTCTGCCGTCCACTGTCTTCATTGGAAGAAGTCCCTGTGCACTTAAAATACCCACCTCAAGGATACCTATAGGCTGCTTCCA
This genomic window contains:
- the LOC108225383 gene encoding FT-interacting protein 1, producing the protein MGSQANPNQDDYKVKDTKPKLGEQWPHGGVRGGGGWISSERITSTYDLVEQMYYVYVRVVKARDLPPNQVTGSSDPYVEVKLGNYKGKTQHLEKRANPEWKQVFAFSRDKIQASVVEVFVRDKEMVARDDYLGRVVFNMHEVPTRVPPDSPLAPQWYRLEDRRGESKIRGEIMLAVWMGTQADEAFPDAWHSDAATARGDGVFSARSKVYVSPKLWYLRVNVIEAHDVESADKSQLPQVFVKAQVGNQILKTSMCPTKTTNPFWNEDLIFVAAEPFEEKLVLTVENKTPSREETVGRIQLALNVFEKRLDHRPIHSRWFNLEKFGFGALEGDRRMELKFSTRIHLRVCLEGAYHVLDESSMYISDQRPTDRQLWKQPIGILEVGILSAQGLLPMKTVDGRGATDAYCVAKYGQKWVRTRTIVNSSAPKWNEQYTWEVYDPCTVITLGAFDNCHLGGNDSGPGKDSRIGKVRIRLSTLDTDRIYAHSYPLLVLQPSGVKKMGELQLAFRFTCLSMANMMYLYWHPLLPKMHYLHPFTVSQLDFLRFQAMNIVAARLGRSEPPLRKEVVEYMLDIDSHMWSMRRSKANFFRIVSLFSGAISMSKWVREVCHWKNPITSILVHVLFFILICFPELILPTIFLYMFLIGIWNFWLRPRHPPHMDIKLSWAEAVHPDELDEEFDTFPTSKAQDVTRMRYDRLRSVAGRIQTVIGDMATQGERFQALLSWRDPRATCLFILFCLIAAVVLYVTPFRIVILGAGLFLLRHPRLRSKQPSIPSNFFRRLPARADSML